In Choloepus didactylus isolate mChoDid1 chromosome 6, mChoDid1.pri, whole genome shotgun sequence, one DNA window encodes the following:
- the LOC119536724 gene encoding olfactory receptor 4S2-like — MEKINNATEFIFWGLSQNPEVAKVCFVVFTFFYTAILLGNLLIMLTVCTGKLFKSPMYFFLSYLSFVDICYSSVTAPKMIVDLLAKTKVISYVGCVLQLFGVHFLGCTEIFLLVLMAYDHYVAICKTLQYMTIMDQNRCNNMLLGIWIGGFIHSIIPVALVVQLPFCGPNEIDHYFCDVHPLLKVACRDTYVIGMVVTANSGTIALGSFITLLISYTVILVSLRKQSAVGRHKALSTCGSHIAVVIIFFGPCTFTYMRPDTTFSGDKMVALFYTIITPMLNPLIYTLRNAEVKNAMKKLWDRKVFLRG, encoded by the coding sequence atggaaaaaataaacaatgcaaCTGAATTCATTTTCTGGGGTCTTTCTCAGAACCCAGAGGTTGCAAAAGTTTGTTTTGTGGTGTTTACTTTCTTCTATACAGCCATTCTTCTGGGAAACCTCCTCATCATGCTGACAGTTTGCACTGGCAAACTTTTCAAGTctcctatgtatttttttctcagctATTTGTCTTTTGTGGACATTTGTTACTCCTCGGTGACAGCTCCTAAGATGATTGTTGACCTATTAGCCAAGACTAAAGTTATCTCTTATGTGGGGTGTGTGTTGCAGCTCTTTGGGGTACATTTCCTTGGTTGTACTGAGATCTTCCTTCTTGTCCTAATGGCCTATGATCATTACGTGGCCATCTGTAAAACCCTACAATATATGACCATCATGGACCAGAACAGATGCAATAACATGTTGTTGGGGATCTGGATAGGTGGGTTCATACACTCCATTATCCCAGTGGCTCTGGTGGTCCAGCTACCCTTTTGTGGACCCAATGAGATTGATCACTACTTTTGTGATGTCCATCCTCTGCTGAAAGTTGCCTGCAGAGACACATATGTTATTGGTATGGTTGTGACAGCCAACAGTGGGACCATCGCTCTGGGGAGCTTTATTACCTTGCTAATCTCCTATACTGTCATCCTGGTGTCCCTGAGGAAGCAGTCAGCAGTGGGCAGGCACAAAGCTCTGTCTACCTGTGGCTCCCACATTGCTGTGGTCATCATCTTTTTTGGTCCCTGCACTTTCACGTACATGCGCCCTGATACTACCTTTTCAGGGGATAAGATGGTGGCTCTCTTTTACACCATTATCACCCCCATGTTAAATCCCCTGATTTATACATTGAGAAATGCAGAAGTAAAGAATGCAATGAAGAAACTGTGGGACAGGAAAGTTTTTTTGAGAGGCTAG